The following are from one region of the Paraglaciecola sp. L1A13 genome:
- the gspC gene encoding type II secretion system protein GspC codes for MTITNYNYNHLWLVLLKNQQQINRVVVALLVIFLLAYLAELTWRLMPQSELAAIETPTMRANPITGETNNALDLNALKRLNLFGDFQAGPAVEQTVTDAPETRLNLTLTGVVTSSVKEQGAAIIENKGSQETYGLGDKIIGTNATLREVFRDRVIIRNGVVNETLMLDGIDYDEANNKRSTPASRRKTPVSAPAPVQRDVVTLSDDVIDATRMLQQQPANFTEFISVAPHNQNGELQGYRVSPGKKPELFQAAGLKNGDVITDINGLNLTDPQQAVEAMGELRQAQSLQITVSRDNELLTLFLDLPDAEQE; via the coding sequence ATGACTATTACAAATTATAATTACAATCATTTATGGCTAGTTTTGCTTAAGAATCAACAGCAAATTAATCGCGTTGTAGTGGCTCTTTTAGTGATTTTTTTATTGGCTTATTTAGCTGAATTAACTTGGCGTTTGATGCCTCAAAGCGAACTAGCGGCAATTGAAACACCAACAATGCGAGCTAACCCTATAACCGGTGAGACGAATAACGCTCTGGATTTGAACGCGTTGAAACGACTTAATCTGTTTGGTGATTTTCAAGCAGGGCCTGCGGTTGAACAAACAGTAACCGATGCACCTGAAACAAGATTAAATCTGACCTTAACGGGCGTCGTGACCAGTTCAGTAAAAGAGCAGGGCGCGGCCATTATCGAGAACAAAGGCAGCCAAGAAACGTACGGCTTAGGGGACAAGATTATCGGCACCAATGCTACTCTACGTGAAGTCTTTCGAGATCGCGTTATTATTCGAAATGGCGTCGTGAATGAAACGCTTATGCTTGATGGTATTGACTACGACGAAGCAAATAATAAACGCTCAACACCAGCATCAAGGCGCAAAACGCCTGTATCTGCCCCTGCACCAGTTCAGCGAGATGTTGTTACCTTATCAGATGATGTGATTGATGCTACGCGTATGCTTCAGCAGCAACCCGCAAATTTCACCGAGTTTATTTCTGTGGCCCCTCATAATCAAAATGGTGAGTTACAAGGTTATCGAGTGAGTCCGGGCAAAAAACCAGAATTATTTCAAGCCGCTGGCCTGAAAAATGGCGATGTTATTACCGATATTAACGGTTTAAATTTAACCGATCCTCAACAAGCTGTTGAGGCCATGGGCGAATTGCGTCAAGCACAGTCCTTACAGATTACCGTCAGTCGTGATAACGAATTGCTGACCTTATTTTTAGATTTACCCGATGCGGAACAGGAATAA
- a CDS encoding RNA-binding S4 domain-containing protein: MQNSKNSLTEQSVRLDKWLWAARFFKTRSLARDAVMSGKVNYNGQRCKPSRAVELGAEIKVPQGFDVKEITVLELAQHRRSAVLAQLMFEEKPTSIAQREKNTEMRKLSAFHSPKPDQRPDKKQRRQIIQLKHQ, translated from the coding sequence ATGCAAAACAGCAAAAATTCTCTTACAGAACAAAGTGTTCGCTTAGACAAGTGGCTTTGGGCTGCACGTTTTTTTAAAACACGTTCATTAGCCAGAGACGCAGTGATGTCTGGCAAGGTCAATTACAATGGCCAACGTTGCAAACCTAGCAGAGCGGTAGAGCTCGGCGCAGAGATAAAAGTTCCGCAAGGTTTCGATGTTAAAGAGATCACCGTGTTAGAATTAGCTCAACATAGACGCTCTGCAGTGCTTGCCCAGCTTATGTTTGAAGAAAAACCAACAAGTATTGCGCAACGTGAAAAAAATACGGAAATGCGCAAGTTAAGTGCCTTTCATAGCCCGAAGCCCGATCAGCGTCCCGACAAAAAACAACGTCGACAAATTATTCAATTAAAACACCAGTAA
- the hslO gene encoding Hsp33 family molecular chaperone HslO → MPFDQLHRYLFNQVHVRGELVRLENSYQSILDSYAYPPVIQKLLGELMSATSLLTATLKFEGDIALQLQSDGPVNYAVINGTHNQELRGVARWDETVETLPTNFSDLFKNGLLVITITPTDGERYQGMVALDKPTLAECIESYFQQSEQLATKVILRTQQIAGSAKACGMFLQILPTSSESTSTADTGFEHLASLTDTIKDDELFTLPAEEILHRLYHQEEIEVYAPSDIIFKCSCSRERSANALAAVEKEELLDIVATEGAIKMNCQYCHTEYRFDEIDVHAIHAGTFSLDKGQTQ, encoded by the coding sequence ATGCCATTTGACCAACTTCACCGTTATCTTTTTAACCAAGTCCATGTTCGTGGCGAGCTTGTTCGCCTAGAGAACAGCTACCAATCAATCTTAGACTCATACGCTTATCCACCGGTTATTCAAAAATTACTGGGGGAATTAATGTCGGCTACTTCACTGTTAACGGCAACGTTGAAGTTTGAAGGAGACATTGCATTGCAACTGCAAAGTGACGGCCCAGTTAATTATGCGGTAATAAATGGTACCCATAATCAGGAACTCAGAGGCGTTGCCCGCTGGGATGAAACAGTAGAAACACTGCCAACTAATTTCAGTGACCTTTTTAAAAATGGTTTGTTGGTTATCACCATTACCCCAACTGACGGTGAACGCTATCAAGGTATGGTTGCTTTAGACAAACCGACATTGGCTGAGTGTATCGAAAGCTATTTCCAACAATCTGAACAGTTGGCAACCAAAGTAATTTTACGCACCCAACAAATAGCAGGCAGTGCCAAAGCGTGCGGTATGTTTTTGCAGATACTGCCCACCAGCAGTGAGTCTACATCTACCGCTGACACTGGTTTTGAGCACTTAGCAAGTCTTACTGACACCATTAAGGATGACGAGCTATTTACCCTGCCCGCAGAAGAGATTTTACACCGCCTTTATCATCAAGAAGAGATAGAAGTGTATGCGCCATCTGACATAATATTTAAGTGCAGTTGCAGCCGTGAACGCAGTGCCAATGCATTGGCCGCGGTAGAAAAGGAAGAGTTGCTTGATATCGTCGCCACTGAAGGGGCGATTAAAATGAATTGCCAATACTGCCATACCGAATACCGTTTCGATGAAATTGACGTACATGCCATTCACGCTGGTACATTTTCATTAGATAAAGGGCAAACCCAGTAA
- the envZ gene encoding two-component system sensor histidine kinase EnvZ: MRFLPKSAFGQTVLLIGMLLLINQVVSYLSVTYYFIRPSYQQINNLLATQINLVFIEEIDHKDPALHKRFFDATGMRLLSNEKALAEGVEQAIYYPYLSRQMSLKLGGESEVRITQGNPYLVWVKPPQDPSVWVTIPMLSHGESDISPLTIYLLVIGILSVAGGWIFVRRLNKPLQALQYAAIEVGRGNIPPPLEAQGSTELMAVTQAFNQMAKGIKQLEDDRALLTAGISHDLRTPLTRIRLATEMLPEAQDWLKEGIVNDIEDMNEIIDQFINYVRQDQQESMVSVDVNDLIRDAVQVRNIEEHHNIHLHLKPIPTACMRRVALKRVLDNLIENAFRYGSEDIEIRSGFDKGRNLLFFSIRDFGPGIPDTQIEGLFKPFTQGDKARGSLGSGLGLAIIKRIVDMHSGEVTLKNHPEGGLIASVYIPHTCP; encoded by the coding sequence GTGAGATTCCTTCCTAAAAGTGCATTTGGGCAAACGGTACTGCTGATTGGTATGTTATTACTGATCAATCAGGTGGTATCGTACCTCTCTGTTACCTATTACTTTATTCGGCCCAGTTATCAACAGATAAATAATCTGTTGGCTACGCAGATTAATTTGGTTTTTATCGAAGAGATTGACCACAAAGATCCTGCACTGCATAAACGCTTTTTTGATGCCACAGGTATGCGCTTGTTAAGCAATGAAAAAGCCCTAGCTGAGGGGGTCGAGCAGGCTATTTATTACCCTTATTTATCTCGTCAAATGAGCTTGAAACTCGGCGGAGAATCTGAGGTGCGTATTACCCAAGGTAATCCGTACTTAGTGTGGGTAAAACCTCCTCAAGATCCTAGTGTATGGGTCACCATTCCAATGCTTAGCCATGGCGAATCAGATATTTCACCGCTGACAATTTATTTGCTGGTAATCGGTATCTTGAGTGTGGCTGGCGGCTGGATTTTTGTCCGCAGGTTAAACAAACCTCTACAAGCATTACAGTATGCTGCTATCGAAGTGGGGCGTGGCAATATACCCCCGCCATTGGAAGCTCAGGGTTCAACCGAATTAATGGCGGTGACCCAAGCGTTTAATCAAATGGCCAAGGGAATTAAGCAGTTGGAAGACGATCGAGCGTTGTTGACGGCAGGGATATCCCATGATTTGCGCACCCCGCTAACCCGAATACGTTTAGCGACTGAAATGCTACCTGAAGCGCAAGATTGGTTAAAAGAAGGCATCGTTAACGACATTGAAGACATGAACGAGATAATCGATCAGTTTATTAATTATGTGCGCCAAGATCAGCAAGAGAGTATGGTTAGCGTGGATGTAAATGATCTTATTCGTGATGCCGTTCAAGTACGGAATATTGAAGAACATCATAATATTCATCTACATTTGAAGCCAATCCCAACCGCGTGCATGCGCCGAGTCGCGTTAAAACGTGTATTGGATAACCTGATCGAAAACGCCTTTCGCTATGGTAGTGAAGATATCGAAATTCGTTCGGGCTTTGATAAAGGCCGTAACTTGTTATTTTTCTCGATTCGAGATTTTGGACCTGGTATTCCAGATACCCAAATAGAAGGCTTATTTAAACCTTTTACTCAAGGTGATAAAGCCAGAGGCAGCTTAGGCTCAGGCTTAGGGCTGGCGATTATCAAGCGTATCGTCGATATGCACAGCGGTGAAGTGACATTAAAAAACCACCCTGAAGGTGGTTTGATAGCCAGCGTGTATATACCTCACACCTGCCCTTAA
- the ompR gene encoding two-component system response regulator OmpR — translation MGQETTKILVVDDDMRLRSLLERYLVEQGYQVRAAANAEQMDRMLERENFHLMVLDLMLPGEDGLSICRRLRQKENEIPIVMLTAKGDEVDRIIGLEMGADDYLPKPFNPRELLARIKAVLRRKVVEAPGAPSHAEQIVEFGKFRLNLGTREMSSDGVPMTLTSGEFAVLKSLVTHPREPLSRDKLMNLARGRDYSALERSIDVQVSRLRRMLEEDPASPRYIQTVWGLGYVFVPDGGGA, via the coding sequence ATGGGACAAGAAACCACAAAAATTTTAGTCGTAGACGATGATATGCGTTTGCGTAGCCTGCTTGAGCGTTATTTAGTTGAGCAAGGTTATCAGGTACGAGCTGCTGCCAATGCCGAGCAAATGGATCGCATGTTAGAGCGCGAAAACTTTCATTTGATGGTGCTAGATTTAATGTTGCCTGGTGAGGACGGTTTATCAATTTGTCGTCGTTTACGTCAAAAAGAAAACGAAATTCCTATCGTGATGTTGACCGCTAAGGGTGATGAAGTCGACCGTATTATCGGTCTGGAAATGGGTGCAGACGATTATCTGCCTAAACCATTTAACCCACGAGAATTGTTAGCTCGGATTAAAGCAGTACTACGCCGTAAAGTGGTTGAGGCTCCAGGTGCCCCTTCCCATGCGGAACAAATTGTCGAATTTGGTAAGTTTAGGCTGAATTTGGGTACCCGAGAAATGTCCAGTGACGGTGTGCCAATGACGCTCACCAGTGGTGAGTTTGCGGTATTAAAATCATTAGTTACTCATCCTCGTGAGCCATTATCTCGAGACAAATTAATGAACTTAGCGCGGGGCCGTGATTACAGCGCACTTGAGCGCAGTATTGATGTACAAGTTTCACGCTTGCGCCGCATGTTAGAAGAAGATCCGGCTAGCCCTCGCTATATTCAAACGGTATGGGGTCTAGGTTATGTCTTTGTGCCCGATGGCGGCGGTGCGTAG
- a CDS encoding phosphoribulokinase, which yields MSVKHPIIAITGSSGAGTTSTTNAIRHIFRNLSVNAAVVAGDSFHRFTRPEMEVEIRKAQEQGRHISYFGPKANDFVMLEQLFSEYAETGSGKHRHYLHSFDEAVPFNQMPGTFTPWQELPSNTDVLFYEGLHGGVVTEEADVATHVDLLVGMVPIVNLEWIQKIVRDTAERGHSREAVMSSIVRSLDDYFQYITPQFSRTHVNFQRVPTVDTSNPFSAREIPSQDESFVVVRFRREMKTVNYPYLLQMIEGAFMSRINTLVVPGGKMGLAMELILTPLLEEILDKKRRAGFQMDWVSDKS from the coding sequence ATGTCTGTAAAACACCCAATTATCGCTATCACTGGTTCATCTGGCGCCGGCACCACTTCAACTACAAATGCGATCCGTCATATATTTCGTAATTTGTCGGTTAATGCCGCTGTGGTCGCTGGGGATAGTTTTCATCGTTTTACACGCCCAGAGATGGAAGTCGAGATCCGTAAAGCCCAAGAACAGGGAAGACATATTAGTTACTTCGGGCCGAAAGCTAACGACTTCGTGATGCTAGAACAATTATTTAGCGAATACGCCGAGACGGGAAGTGGCAAACATCGACACTATCTGCATTCATTTGATGAAGCCGTACCGTTTAATCAAATGCCAGGTACTTTTACTCCTTGGCAAGAATTACCCAGCAACACTGACGTGCTCTTTTACGAAGGCTTACATGGGGGAGTGGTAACGGAAGAAGCCGATGTAGCAACACACGTTGATTTACTGGTGGGCATGGTACCTATCGTTAATTTAGAATGGATCCAAAAAATTGTTCGTGACACTGCAGAGCGTGGCCATTCACGTGAGGCGGTCATGAGCAGCATAGTACGTAGCCTAGACGATTACTTTCAGTACATCACGCCACAGTTTTCACGCACCCATGTTAATTTTCAACGAGTACCAACGGTTGATACATCGAATCCGTTCAGCGCTCGGGAAATCCCCAGTCAAGACGAGAGCTTTGTCGTGGTGCGTTTTCGCCGCGAAATGAAAACCGTTAACTATCCTTATTTGCTACAGATGATTGAAGGTGCTTTCATGTCACGCATCAACACACTTGTGGTACCTGGCGGCAAAATGGGCTTAGCCATGGAATTAATCCTTACGCCCTTGCTTGAAGAAATACTCGATAAAAAGCGCCGTGCTGGTTTTCAAATGGATTGGGTCTCGGACAAGTCGTAA
- a CDS encoding peptidase M42: MPYTSAQTGLPTSFIELLSSLMRSPSVVGAEHSFFRVLQRELEERGANVTWYEGLLVAQGNAPDSMMFSAHIDRHGLICTGPNEFQYAAFVAGARSDLLGNSVSESLMRKIVDRFDGESVYAYEPWSGAYRGRGTIKGAYICENRNNLIFEVNGLEHVVAGTPVAFTDKLNITDQALVGQLDNILTTAALVHLFEGGFQGTAFFTAQEEAGKSWRYLLEWFRRFGGSTNQLIVVDTSPYPDLPTAAQQNLILRHKDANAVFNPRLTERLVLECQRLGLSYQFKDTYVEAQNAKLIAKGEAPYSLGATELGRIISSSNGLVDGTTLQVPSSGYHTMQESAPLTSVVGFLHMLEVLAKG, encoded by the coding sequence ATGCCCTATACCTCCGCTCAGACTGGATTACCCACAAGCTTTATAGAACTGCTCAGCAGCCTGATGCGCAGCCCCAGCGTAGTGGGGGCTGAGCATTCTTTCTTTCGCGTATTACAGCGAGAGTTAGAAGAACGTGGCGCCAACGTCACCTGGTATGAAGGCTTGCTTGTGGCTCAGGGCAATGCACCTGACAGTATGATGTTTTCGGCCCATATTGATCGCCACGGTCTAATCTGTACCGGCCCTAACGAATTCCAATATGCGGCATTTGTAGCAGGCGCTCGTTCAGATTTACTGGGTAATTCGGTCAGCGAAAGCTTAATGCGAAAAATTGTTGACCGCTTCGACGGCGAATCAGTTTATGCCTATGAGCCTTGGTCAGGAGCCTATCGTGGCCGGGGGACAATCAAAGGCGCCTATATCTGTGAAAATCGTAATAACTTAATCTTTGAAGTCAATGGTTTAGAACATGTTGTAGCGGGCACACCCGTGGCCTTTACTGACAAGTTAAACATTACTGATCAAGCACTAGTGGGCCAACTCGACAATATACTGACCACTGCAGCCTTGGTACACTTGTTTGAAGGTGGCTTTCAAGGCACGGCATTTTTTACGGCACAAGAAGAGGCAGGTAAAAGCTGGCGTTATTTGCTTGAATGGTTCAGACGTTTCGGAGGCTCGACCAATCAGTTAATCGTAGTTGATACCAGCCCTTATCCAGATTTACCCACCGCGGCGCAGCAAAATCTTATTTTGCGGCACAAAGATGCCAATGCGGTATTTAATCCACGCTTGACCGAGCGTTTAGTGTTGGAATGTCAGCGCCTTGGATTAAGTTACCAATTTAAAGATACCTACGTAGAAGCGCAAAACGCCAAACTGATAGCCAAAGGCGAAGCGCCTTATTCTTTGGGCGCAACAGAATTGGGACGTATTATTTCATCATCCAATGGCTTGGTAGACGGTACAACTTTACAAGTGCCATCATCTGGCTATCACACCATGCAGGAGTCTGCGCCTTTAACGTCAGTCGTAGGTTTTTTGCATATGCTTGAGGTCTTAGCGAAAGGCTAA
- a CDS encoding spondin domain-containing protein: MKRINILSAATLLALTSQQSLAADITVEIQNLTHGLYFTPIAAVAHTADVSLFEVGETASTELQMMAEGGSIDGITTIASAASADMISDPAGGLLAPTMKASADLMTVDGNVMLSVVAMVLPSNDGFVGLDNWEIPTEAGTYTVYLNAYDAGTEANDELRGSGTPGTPGMPVPPPLEPLLGTGGSGVAGADTNATVHIHRGNIGDDSLTDGKSDVDNTVHRWLNPVAKVTVTVR, encoded by the coding sequence ATGAAACGTATTAATATTTTATCTGCCGCAACCTTGTTGGCATTAACAAGTCAACAGAGTTTAGCTGCAGACATCACAGTCGAAATTCAAAATTTAACACACGGTCTATATTTCACCCCTATTGCAGCGGTCGCCCATACTGCAGATGTAAGCTTATTTGAAGTAGGCGAAACGGCTAGTACCGAGTTACAGATGATGGCCGAAGGTGGCAGCATCGATGGAATTACTACAATCGCTAGCGCAGCCAGTGCAGACATGATTTCAGATCCTGCCGGCGGTTTACTTGCACCTACGATGAAAGCATCAGCTGATTTAATGACGGTTGATGGCAACGTTATGTTGTCAGTTGTGGCCATGGTTTTACCCTCTAACGATGGTTTTGTCGGTCTAGATAACTGGGAAATTCCTACCGAGGCCGGTACGTACACCGTTTATTTAAATGCTTACGATGCTGGCACAGAAGCAAACGATGAGCTTCGCGGTAGTGGCACACCAGGCACGCCAGGTATGCCTGTTCCTCCTCCATTAGAGCCATTGTTAGGTACAGGTGGCAGTGGTGTTGCAGGTGCTGATACCAACGCAACAGTGCATATTCACCGCGGTAACATAGGTGATGACTCACTCACTGATGGTAAAAGCGATGTCGACAATACCGTACATCGTTGGTTGAACCCCGTTGCCAAAGTAACAGTAACCGTCAGATAA
- a CDS encoding spondin domain-containing protein, which produces MKSIKNYQKALLIALPLALSACDDDDTREVIVEVEVPAPEVVPVDVSYEVTVTNLTNGQPVSPPAVVLHTEGTLWALGDVATVALERIAEVGDSAEFLTLGTVSAGGETGINPGEQLTISVTIQDITNAKMTIAAMLGNTNDTFSGLSAWDLSQLEVGDSWTTNSPAYDAGTEKNTETAETVPGPAGNGEGFNPTRDDTGFISMHPGVVSADDGLTNSTLTIEHKFDNPVIRIQVTRTE; this is translated from the coding sequence ATGAAGAGCATTAAAAATTATCAAAAAGCGTTACTTATAGCGCTTCCACTGGCATTAAGCGCCTGTGATGACGATGACACCAGAGAAGTTATTGTTGAGGTCGAAGTGCCCGCACCAGAAGTGGTACCTGTTGATGTGAGCTATGAAGTCACAGTGACAAATCTAACCAATGGTCAACCCGTGTCTCCCCCTGCTGTTGTACTTCATACCGAAGGCACACTTTGGGCGTTAGGAGATGTGGCAACCGTCGCGTTAGAGCGTATTGCTGAAGTCGGTGACTCTGCAGAATTCTTAACCTTAGGCACCGTTAGTGCTGGTGGCGAAACAGGGATCAATCCAGGTGAGCAGCTAACCATCAGCGTTACTATTCAAGACATCACCAATGCCAAAATGACCATAGCCGCGATGTTAGGTAACACCAATGATACGTTTAGTGGCTTAAGTGCTTGGGATTTATCTCAACTGGAAGTAGGTGACAGCTGGACAACCAACAGCCCTGCCTATGACGCGGGTACCGAAAAAAATACTGAAACAGCAGAAACCGTGCCCGGACCTGCAGGTAATGGTGAAGGTTTTAACCCAACACGTGACGACACGGGCTTTATTTCTATGCACCCAGGAGTCGTAAGCGCTGATGACGGTTTAACCAATTCAACACTTACCATCGAACATAAGTTTGATAACCCTGTGATACGTATACAAGTCACTCGCACCGAGTAA
- a CDS encoding response regulator transcription factor: MTDKILIVEDDLDIANLMRVNLLELGVEIDHQADGKIALSQALDNDYAVILLDVMLPNMSGLDICRKIRDERPMQIIIMLTSKTSETDRVLGLELGADDYMTKPFSVRELQARVRSQLRKVHLLKNAQLPSEQVDTALNLGSLRIDQKNHQVFLADQELVLTATEFELLHHLASHPSQVFSRSQLLESVWGYHHSGYEHTVNSHINRLRAKIETDATSPKIVQTVWGVGYKFNPQGVST, from the coding sequence ATGACTGATAAAATCCTCATCGTTGAAGACGATCTTGATATAGCAAATCTGATGCGTGTAAATTTACTAGAATTGGGGGTCGAAATTGATCACCAAGCAGACGGTAAAATCGCGCTGAGCCAAGCACTCGATAACGATTACGCGGTGATCCTTTTGGATGTCATGTTACCTAACATGAGCGGTTTGGACATTTGTCGCAAAATCCGTGACGAACGTCCCATGCAAATCATCATTATGCTAACGTCAAAAACCTCTGAGACCGATCGCGTATTAGGTTTGGAGTTGGGCGCTGATGACTATATGACCAAACCTTTTAGTGTACGAGAATTGCAAGCTAGAGTGCGCTCTCAGCTACGTAAAGTGCATCTGTTAAAAAATGCTCAGCTACCATCGGAGCAAGTTGACACCGCTTTGAACTTGGGATCTCTGCGAATAGATCAAAAGAATCACCAAGTATTCCTCGCTGATCAAGAACTGGTGTTAACCGCCACAGAATTTGAGTTACTGCACCATTTGGCTAGTCACCCCAGTCAAGTATTTAGCCGCAGTCAATTGTTGGAATCAGTATGGGGTTACCACCATAGCGGATACGAACATACGGTTAATTCGCACATTAATCGACTCCGGGCAAAAATAGAAACAGATGCAACCTCCCCTAAAATCGTCCAAACCGTTTGGGGTGTCGGTTATAAATTTAATCCTCAAGGAGTATCAACCTAA
- a CDS encoding cell wall metabolism sensor histidine kinase WalK, whose protein sequence is MRICFYQRLAISLVAVFMLVMIACFYSTNELQKLTQQEAAQKLHIGLAEHLVRDNPLLKEGVYDYAALGNLFHTLMILGPSFEFYYLDPQGKILTYSAEPGKVKAESVNIAPIKSLIGDNQNFPIEGDDPRQLGRQKIFSAAPVFNDDKLQGYLYVIIGGERYDSILANLKNSQSMREIALFLVVGLLLLLAALLVIFKYFTSPLQRLSDDMDKVREADFHREQLPRDLAVWNKNSYNEVDRLGCAFTDMLTHINKQFDQLSQIDSQRRTLLADLSHDLRTPLSSLQGYIETLAINDDTLSVKDRKHFIDVSLKNAKNLKHLIDQIFELAYLEGGQVTLHQEPFPLGELLHDVAAKFALDAQGKNIQISVIPNDCEYHVFADIGKLERVLTNLIANAIRHTPEFGKIDLAVAIHDEKLRVDIRDTGVGISAKEIAYIFDARYQASNTKTDACSHAGLGLAICRKLMTLLNSDLKVESQLGKGTCFSFELTLVNSNALTH, encoded by the coding sequence ATGCGGATCTGCTTCTATCAGCGTCTCGCCATTTCATTGGTTGCAGTGTTTATGCTGGTCATGATCGCCTGTTTTTATTCAACCAATGAATTACAAAAACTGACCCAACAAGAAGCAGCGCAGAAATTACATATCGGCTTGGCTGAACATCTTGTCAGAGATAATCCTTTGCTTAAGGAGGGCGTTTACGATTACGCAGCCTTAGGCAATCTTTTTCACACCTTGATGATTTTAGGCCCAAGCTTCGAATTTTATTACCTAGATCCACAAGGTAAAATTCTCACTTACTCGGCCGAACCGGGTAAAGTAAAAGCAGAGTCTGTCAATATTGCCCCCATTAAAAGTTTGATTGGCGATAATCAAAACTTTCCTATCGAAGGCGACGATCCAAGACAACTTGGCAGACAAAAAATATTTTCCGCCGCGCCTGTTTTTAACGACGATAAGTTACAGGGCTACTTGTATGTGATCATTGGCGGTGAGCGCTACGATTCAATATTAGCGAATCTTAAAAACAGTCAAAGTATGCGCGAAATAGCCCTATTTTTAGTCGTTGGATTGTTACTACTGTTAGCAGCCCTATTAGTTATATTTAAGTACTTTACGTCTCCCCTTCAGCGCTTAAGTGATGATATGGACAAAGTCCGTGAAGCTGATTTCCATCGAGAGCAGTTGCCGCGAGATTTAGCGGTTTGGAATAAAAATAGCTACAACGAAGTAGACCGCTTAGGGTGTGCTTTCACCGATATGTTAACGCACATCAACAAGCAATTTGATCAACTCAGTCAAATCGACAGTCAGCGCCGCACCTTACTCGCTGACCTATCCCATGATTTGCGCACGCCATTATCTAGCTTACAAGGATACATCGAAACACTGGCAATAAACGACGATACCTTGTCAGTAAAAGACCGTAAGCACTTTATCGATGTATCACTCAAAAACGCTAAAAACCTTAAACACCTTATTGATCAGATTTTTGAGTTAGCTTATTTAGAGGGCGGCCAAGTAACGCTGCACCAAGAACCATTTCCTTTGGGTGAGTTACTGCATGATGTCGCCGCCAAATTCGCCTTAGACGCCCAAGGGAAAAATATCCAAATTAGCGTTATTCCCAATGATTGTGAATATCACGTGTTTGCTGATATTGGCAAATTAGAACGCGTTCTTACCAACCTTATTGCTAATGCCATTCGTCATACACCAGAATTTGGCAAAATTGACTTAGCTGTAGCTATCCATGATGAAAAACTGCGAGTGGATATTCGTGACACAGGTGTAGGGATAAGCGCAAAAGAAATAGCCTATATTTTTGATGCTCGCTATCAAGCCAGTAACACAAAAACAGATGCGTGCAGTCATGCCGGTCTTGGCTTAGCAATATGCCGAAAACTGATGACATTACTCAATTCTGACCTAAAAGTAGAAAGCCAGTTAGGCAAAGGAACGTGTTTTAGTTTCGAACTGACATTAGTTAACAGCAACGCCCTTACCCATTAG
- a CDS encoding DUF2065 domain-containing protein, whose translation MLHTLLIAGALVLIIEGLGPMLFPNKWRNYLQQMVEQPANQLRSVGGVLVTIGLVSLFFLL comes from the coding sequence ATGCTGCATACCCTACTTATCGCCGGTGCATTAGTGTTAATCATCGAAGGCCTTGGCCCTATGTTATTCCCCAACAAATGGCGCAATTACCTACAACAAATGGTAGAACAGCCTGCAAATCAACTACGTAGCGTTGGTGGAGTGCTGGTCACTATCGGTTTAGTGAGTCTGTTTTTCTTACTTTAA